From a region of the Paenibacillus sp. FSL R10-2734 genome:
- a CDS encoding extracellular solute-binding protein → MRSSKLSRVGLLFVILIIALGSGCERVSVGSTSVDSENEPIEISVAMWNFAESYQGPDPLLKQLEEKLNIRIKPIPITDSDYIQQYQIWASSGNLPDIFAVDAVTSEYLKNWIAHGVIRPLPQDLSEYPNLGHYLSSPDFQYMKQAGQFYSIPRQSYENTDYNVLDRIVAYRWDLAQQAGITKEPETWEEFKTMLAAIVKMDPEQYQITGLTSVSNILIGGLFWLYSNPVATSDGSGSDFKWILENGQYIPATFSKNALPSLQMIRDFYDAGLIDPDLMATRGMMAYDKFANGKSAALLMSGTVYSLDKYVYHDRWLKQYPEDRTFYDKVKLLKPLKSVDGKQYHAVFKSYWSESYISANVDDRKLKRILQLFDFMNTSEFQEMRHYGQLDIDYVKQGNVITSLHPGVNIQEKYKQFSAFAYLLDWDGMFKMSADYSGISPEAYQAQQVLLDYSLSHTTEQSFNSALTYMSTPTKDKFKILDYEDLIRVMVSKSPVEQEWVKIVAEYQAKGLNQMIDEVNTKMK, encoded by the coding sequence ATGCGAAGTAGCAAATTGTCACGGGTAGGGTTATTATTCGTAATTTTGATAATAGCGCTGGGAAGCGGTTGTGAACGAGTGAGCGTGGGCAGCACATCTGTTGATAGTGAGAATGAACCCATTGAAATCTCGGTAGCCATGTGGAATTTTGCTGAGTCATATCAAGGTCCTGATCCACTCTTAAAACAGCTAGAGGAGAAGCTGAATATACGAATCAAACCTATCCCTATTACGGATTCGGATTATATACAGCAATATCAAATCTGGGCTTCTTCAGGAAATCTACCTGATATTTTTGCCGTAGATGCTGTAACCTCAGAGTATCTCAAAAATTGGATTGCTCACGGTGTGATTCGTCCACTGCCGCAAGATTTATCAGAATATCCTAATTTGGGCCATTATTTATCATCACCAGACTTTCAATATATGAAGCAGGCGGGTCAGTTCTATTCCATTCCTCGTCAATCCTATGAGAATACAGATTACAATGTTCTAGATCGAATTGTTGCCTACCGTTGGGATTTGGCGCAGCAAGCTGGGATCACGAAGGAACCAGAGACATGGGAAGAATTTAAAACAATGCTTGCCGCTATAGTGAAGATGGATCCTGAGCAATATCAAATCACGGGTCTCACTAGTGTCAGCAATATTTTGATCGGCGGTTTATTCTGGCTATATAGCAATCCAGTCGCGACAAGTGATGGTAGTGGCAGCGATTTTAAATGGATTCTTGAGAATGGGCAGTATATTCCGGCTACATTCTCGAAGAATGCCCTCCCTTCATTGCAGATGATCCGGGACTTCTATGACGCAGGATTGATCGATCCAGATTTAATGGCTACGCGGGGGATGATGGCTTACGATAAATTTGCGAACGGTAAGTCGGCAGCATTATTGATGTCAGGCACTGTCTATTCTCTGGATAAGTATGTTTATCATGATCGTTGGTTGAAGCAATATCCCGAGGATCGTACCTTCTATGACAAGGTGAAGTTATTAAAGCCTCTAAAATCAGTAGACGGGAAGCAATATCATGCAGTCTTCAAAAGCTATTGGTCGGAAAGCTACATCTCTGCAAATGTGGATGATAGGAAGCTGAAGCGTATTCTGCAGTTGTTCGATTTCATGAATACATCTGAGTTCCAAGAAATGAGGCACTACGGACAACTAGATATAGATTATGTGAAGCAGGGTAATGTAATTACTTCACTGCACCCAGGTGTAAATATTCAAGAAAAATATAAACAATTTTCGGCATTCGCTTATCTTCTGGATTGGGACGGGATGTTCAAGATGAGTGCGGATTACTCCGGGATATCACCTGAAGCCTACCAAGCACAACAGGTGTTATTGGATTATTCTCTAAGTCATACTACTGAGCAGAGCTTTAATAGTGCCCTTACCTACATGTCAACGCCAACAAAAGATAAATTTAAAATATTGGATTATGAGGATTTAATTCGTGTAATGGTGAGCAAATCACCAGTAGAACAGGAATGGGTAAAAATTGTTGCTGAATATCAGGCAAAGGGCTTAAATCAAATGATAGATGAAGTGAATACTAAAATGAAATGA
- a CDS encoding response regulator — translation MYKVLLVDDENRVLKSLENGVDWEKSGVCVAGKANNADQALQLVQEIKPHIVFTDIRMPGLSGLDLIEKIQEIDPKIQFVIISGYADFSYAQRSIMYRVLGYCLKPFDEDEIAELLQKAIEILNKGNTATSMLQDTKNNSLQQILKFVDDNYMSDITIQELAKRYYLNPNYLSQLFKRELGLTFTEYLTAARMRTAQDLLHTTTLSIREISENIGFKDYFYFIRKFKKETQKTPGQFRKEHYRHG, via the coding sequence ATGTATAAGGTACTTCTAGTAGATGATGAGAATCGGGTGTTGAAAAGCTTGGAGAATGGAGTTGACTGGGAGAAGTCAGGCGTGTGCGTAGCGGGTAAAGCGAATAATGCAGATCAAGCACTACAGCTTGTGCAAGAGATAAAGCCGCATATTGTATTCACAGATATTCGTATGCCGGGGTTGTCCGGCTTAGATTTAATAGAAAAAATACAGGAAATTGATCCGAAAATCCAGTTTGTAATTATTAGCGGGTATGCGGATTTTTCTTATGCGCAGCGATCTATAATGTACCGAGTACTAGGGTATTGCTTAAAGCCATTTGACGAGGATGAGATCGCTGAATTATTGCAGAAGGCCATTGAAATTCTTAATAAGGGCAATACAGCTACTAGCATGTTGCAGGATACCAAAAATAATAGTCTCCAACAAATTTTAAAGTTCGTAGACGATAATTATATGAGTGATATTACGATTCAGGAGCTTGCGAAACGCTATTATTTAAATCCGAACTATCTGAGTCAGCTGTTTAAGCGTGAATTAGGACTAACCTTTACAGAGTATTTAACTGCAGCTCGAATGCGAACGGCACAGGACCTGCTGCACACGACGACATTGTCTATCCGTGAAATTTCTGAAAATATTGGCTTTAAGGATTATTTCTATTTCATACGAAAGTTTAAGAAGGAAACGCAAAAGACTCCTGGCCAATTTCGCAAAGAACATTATCGTCATGGTTAG
- a CDS encoding histidine kinase — translation MRIKTQIGIAVACFLVIMLIIIYSMYVQTSNIVIQNNKKFTADIVTKFQQDISESYNEMNQMMISLAFDPTIQEFMMQTDADAAYPMTKDLDRKIVSLKAGRSGVEDIVIIGYAGAKYSLNGGINTIQQYEQDILHSDEIYVSGLQNISYQASDIKGIFFAQQVISTNSSDGTMGSSIGYIAVIVNVGGLYFNQDREQSSSGVQFYMIDDKSKVYPEIYAQDISLILSQWKPGEQYDEDHMFTIGKVKGSVLIEPAKPLRGSILALIPNESLLQELAVIRLRIMMIVFVVLLLMVLPFVVIVSGVIQPMQKLVKFMKSIKRGNLNNLESKLELKGSIEMKIVADELNAMLSEINTLTQQLVSTTTNLLAAEIEKEKAASAYLRSQINPHFLNNTLESIRGIAQEEESHRIVAMTKALGKLFHYSIRGTGYVALEQELAAVKSYVYLQLVRFEDRFSVEYHFTEEALKVPVMKMILQPLVENAIYHGLEPKLHKGKLIVAAEIEEDQTLVITIEDDGIGVASERVAEIQQKLNEFTSRISHEGRYLKETDSIGLFNVHNRIRLAYGDRYGLCFDSTLDVGTRIQIRMPVHHDMP, via the coding sequence ATGAGAATTAAAACACAGATCGGAATTGCCGTCGCTTGTTTTCTCGTCATCATGCTCATCATCATTTATTCCATGTATGTTCAAACGTCAAATATCGTCATTCAGAATAATAAAAAGTTTACCGCTGATATTGTTACAAAGTTCCAGCAGGATATATCGGAGAGCTACAATGAAATGAATCAAATGATGATTAGTCTCGCCTTTGATCCCACGATTCAGGAATTTATGATGCAGACCGATGCCGATGCCGCTTATCCAATGACAAAAGACCTGGATCGTAAAATTGTTTCTCTAAAAGCCGGAAGAAGTGGAGTCGAGGATATTGTAATTATCGGTTACGCGGGAGCTAAGTATAGCTTGAATGGTGGAATCAATACGATTCAGCAATATGAACAGGATATTTTGCATAGCGATGAGATATACGTCAGCGGACTTCAAAATATTTCGTATCAGGCTTCGGATATTAAAGGAATCTTTTTTGCTCAACAAGTGATTTCAACGAATTCGAGTGATGGGACGATGGGAAGCTCGATAGGTTATATCGCAGTTATTGTAAATGTGGGGGGACTATACTTTAATCAAGATCGAGAGCAGTCCTCTTCTGGTGTTCAGTTTTATATGATTGATGATAAGTCGAAGGTCTATCCTGAAATCTATGCACAAGATATTTCGCTGATTCTATCACAGTGGAAGCCAGGTGAGCAATATGATGAGGATCATATGTTTACTATTGGCAAGGTCAAGGGAAGTGTCTTGATTGAACCGGCAAAGCCGCTGCGGGGGTCTATTCTTGCCCTAATTCCAAATGAGAGCTTGTTGCAGGAGCTAGCAGTAATTAGGCTGCGGATTATGATGATTGTGTTCGTTGTTTTACTTCTGATGGTACTTCCCTTTGTAGTTATTGTAAGCGGAGTCATTCAGCCAATGCAGAAATTAGTGAAATTTATGAAAAGTATTAAGCGTGGTAACCTAAACAATCTTGAATCTAAGCTAGAATTAAAGGGTAGTATCGAAATGAAGATCGTGGCAGACGAACTAAACGCAATGCTCTCTGAGATCAACACATTAACGCAACAGTTGGTTTCGACAACAACAAATCTACTTGCAGCAGAGATTGAGAAGGAGAAGGCGGCATCAGCCTATTTGCGGAGTCAGATTAATCCTCATTTTCTAAATAATACGCTAGAGTCCATTAGGGGTATTGCTCAGGAAGAAGAGTCGCATCGAATTGTAGCCATGACCAAGGCACTTGGGAAACTGTTTCATTACAGTATTAGAGGTACGGGGTATGTTGCGTTAGAGCAGGAGCTGGCTGCTGTGAAATCGTATGTGTACCTGCAGCTCGTTCGCTTCGAGGATCGATTCTCTGTGGAGTATCATTTCACTGAGGAGGCTTTAAAAGTACCCGTGATGAAAATGATTCTGCAACCATTAGTAGAAAATGCGATTTATCACGGTTTGGAGCCGAAGCTACATAAGGGCAAGCTGATAGTTGCTGCAGAAATTGAAGAGGATCAGACGCTTGTCATCACCATCGAGGATGATGGAATTGGAGTCGCTTCTGAACGTGTCGCTGAAATTCAACAAAAGCTGAATGAGTTTACATCAAGGATTAGTCATGAAGGACGGTATTTAAAGGAAACGGACAGCATTGGTCTGTTTAATGTGCATAATCGTATTCGCTTGGCTTATGGTGATAGATATGGACTATGCTTTGACAGTACTCTAGATGTAGGAACTCGAATTCAAATACGGATGCCAGTCCATCATGACATGCCTTAG
- a CDS encoding carbohydrate ABC transporter permease, with the protein MRSSKIAIVRYIPLYAWLLFLVALFGFAILASLSTTREIFSNTLLSGGLKWSNYSSLFKNQEMARYFFNSTFYTVAACVGIVIIAAPAAYIVGRVNFFGKKLVNMMFISAMSIPGMLIAIPIFTLFTQLNLTGSVATLVLIYIATSVPYGVFLLSGFFSSIPRELEEAAAVDGCGTIRTFIKVIMPMAQPGIITLTIFNFMSIWNEYFYALIFANNPKTYTLALALQFIVQGFTNTGNYAGIFAAAMIVFLPTFILYIFISKKIVAGITVGAVKG; encoded by the coding sequence ATGCGGAGCAGTAAAATCGCTATTGTTCGGTATATACCACTCTATGCTTGGCTTTTATTCCTGGTTGCGTTGTTCGGATTCGCTATTCTTGCGTCACTCAGTACAACAAGAGAGATTTTCTCTAATACGCTACTGAGCGGTGGGCTGAAGTGGTCTAATTATAGCAGTCTGTTTAAAAATCAGGAAATGGCACGTTATTTTTTCAATAGTACCTTTTACACCGTTGCTGCTTGTGTCGGTATTGTTATCATTGCGGCTCCTGCAGCTTATATTGTCGGACGTGTTAATTTTTTTGGGAAAAAGCTAGTCAATATGATGTTTATCTCAGCAATGTCCATTCCGGGGATGTTAATTGCCATTCCGATTTTCACCTTGTTTACACAATTGAATTTAACCGGATCGGTTGCTACACTTGTGCTTATTTACATTGCAACAAGTGTACCGTATGGCGTATTCCTGCTATCTGGATTCTTTTCCTCCATACCTCGAGAGCTTGAAGAAGCTGCAGCTGTTGATGGATGTGGAACGATCCGAACCTTCATTAAGGTCATCATGCCGATGGCACAGCCTGGGATTATTACGCTCACCATTTTTAACTTTATGTCCATTTGGAACGAATATTTCTACGCACTCATCTTTGCGAACAATCCGAAGACTTATACTTTAGCGCTGGCCTTACAATTCATCGTGCAGGGCTTTACTAACACGGGTAACTACGCTGGTATTTTTGCTGCTGCGATGATCGTATTCCTGCCCACCTTTATTCTCTACATTTTCATTTCTAAAAAGATTGTTGCAGGAATTACAGTTGGCGCTGTTAAAGGTTAG
- a CDS encoding sugar ABC transporter permease, which produces MKIRKSIIALFILPAVCIYLAIFLYPTLRSLAMSFFNIPTLSSKLKDWSFVGFENYTSLFQNSYFMDSAKNVLVIWIVGGLITFFFAFLYAVILSSGVKGKTFFRSIIFLPNTVSAVVLSIVWLHYIYNSDYGFLTTFFRTIGLDYLANIQWTEDGHIFMAMLIAYCFSSIGYYLLILNAGMDRIPHDYYEAANLEGANAFYKFFRITLPLVKDVLRTTIILWTIGAINFFVWSATFGSGGLQSSKTATPGYYMYLKVFGAERTVYQVEDFNIGSGATVGVLITLAILILSYIINLFFRKERLEY; this is translated from the coding sequence ATGAAGATTCGCAAATCAATCATTGCATTGTTTATATTGCCAGCAGTATGTATTTATCTCGCCATCTTCTTATATCCAACGTTAAGGTCGCTTGCCATGAGCTTTTTTAATATCCCGACTTTGTCGAGTAAGCTGAAGGATTGGAGCTTTGTTGGATTTGAGAACTATACCTCTTTGTTTCAAAATTCATATTTTATGGATTCTGCAAAAAATGTCTTGGTCATTTGGATTGTCGGCGGATTAATTACCTTCTTTTTTGCTTTCTTATATGCTGTAATTCTCAGCTCTGGTGTGAAAGGAAAAACCTTTTTCCGTTCCATTATTTTTCTACCGAATACGGTCTCAGCAGTTGTCCTCTCTATCGTATGGCTTCATTATATTTACAATTCAGATTACGGTTTTCTGACTACCTTCTTCCGTACAATTGGACTAGATTATTTGGCAAATATACAGTGGACTGAGGATGGTCATATCTTTATGGCGATGCTCATCGCCTATTGCTTTAGCTCCATTGGCTATTATTTATTGATTCTTAATGCTGGCATGGATCGTATTCCCCATGATTATTATGAGGCTGCAAACTTGGAGGGGGCTAATGCGTTTTATAAATTTTTCCGAATTACGCTACCTCTTGTAAAGGATGTATTACGAACAACAATTATTCTATGGACTATCGGTGCGATAAATTTCTTTGTTTGGTCTGCAACCTTCGGGTCAGGCGGACTTCAAAGCTCTAAAACAGCCACGCCAGGTTATTATATGTATTTAAAGGTATTTGGAGCAGAGCGTACGGTCTATCAGGTTGAAGATTTTAATATTGGCTCTGGTGCTACGGTTGGGGTCTTGATTACACTCGCGATTCTTATTTTGTCATACATCATTAATCTCTTCTTCCGTAAAGAGCGGTTAGAATATTAA
- a CDS encoding extracellular solute-binding protein produces MTKRRRTLSTMLLASTLLLTVISGCSGNNAPANESATPTEKPAATEQAAASNDQTSKEESALEGKVVFWSMYSNTEPMATVYNKAADEFKAANPKVELEIKFVGRDIKKLVKPAIDGGEVVDIFEGDPSVTIPAMKDNVLKIDDLLQQPSIDVSGSTVEQSLIPSLMSWTKSLAVPAGLEEGYYAIPQAPYAVVFFYNKEAFEKAGVTSAPTTWEEFLVACEALKKSGVSPVTFDDAYRNVFIGGYLSSAMGADWVDQLVKDKTGEMWKDPIVKQFANDIVTMREKGYFSSKIAGFKYPAAQQELALGKSAMYLNGTWLPNEVAETAGPDFKWGSFQFPTIANGGDKGGQQNLNFGAQGLLLNKNSKNIPAAFEFVKYLVSKSTQDLMAKDTQSIPATVGSTWPSTLADAETAFNNAKVNIPWAGGIDNGGDFSTGTVIPVFMELVTSKMTADEYVAKMSAAAQK; encoded by the coding sequence ATGACTAAACGTAGAAGAACGCTTTCAACAATGCTTCTTGCTTCGACATTGCTACTTACTGTCATCAGCGGCTGCAGTGGAAATAATGCGCCAGCAAATGAAAGCGCTACACCGACGGAGAAGCCAGCTGCCACCGAGCAAGCTGCAGCATCTAATGATCAAACCTCGAAAGAAGAATCAGCCCTTGAAGGAAAAGTTGTATTCTGGTCCATGTACAGTAACACAGAACCAATGGCTACTGTTTACAATAAGGCTGCAGATGAGTTTAAGGCTGCAAATCCAAAGGTAGAGCTTGAAATCAAGTTTGTAGGTCGCGATATTAAGAAGTTAGTTAAGCCTGCTATCGATGGTGGGGAAGTGGTGGATATCTTCGAGGGAGACCCATCCGTTACGATTCCAGCGATGAAGGATAATGTACTCAAAATTGATGATCTCTTGCAGCAGCCATCCATTGATGTCTCTGGTTCAACCGTGGAGCAATCCTTAATTCCAAGTCTTATGAGCTGGACGAAATCGTTAGCGGTTCCTGCCGGCTTAGAGGAAGGATACTACGCAATACCACAAGCACCTTACGCAGTAGTGTTCTTTTATAACAAGGAAGCCTTTGAAAAAGCTGGCGTAACCAGCGCTCCGACCACATGGGAAGAATTCCTGGTTGCTTGTGAAGCATTGAAGAAATCTGGTGTATCACCAGTCACATTTGATGATGCCTATCGCAATGTGTTCATCGGCGGATATTTATCTAGCGCAATGGGCGCTGATTGGGTTGATCAGCTAGTGAAAGATAAGACTGGTGAGATGTGGAAGGATCCAATCGTTAAGCAATTTGCGAATGACATCGTGACGATGCGTGAGAAAGGTTATTTCTCCAGCAAAATCGCTGGCTTTAAATATCCGGCAGCACAGCAAGAGCTGGCACTTGGCAAATCAGCGATGTATTTGAACGGTACTTGGTTGCCGAATGAAGTAGCTGAAACTGCAGGACCAGACTTCAAATGGGGTTCATTCCAGTTCCCGACCATTGCAAATGGCGGTGATAAAGGTGGTCAACAAAATCTTAACTTCGGTGCACAAGGCCTTCTACTAAACAAGAACAGCAAGAACATTCCAGCAGCCTTCGAATTCGTGAAATATCTGGTTTCAAAGTCGACACAAGATCTCATGGCAAAGGATACGCAATCGATCCCTGCTACTGTAGGTTCCACATGGCCTAGTACATTAGCAGATGCTGAGACCGCTTTTAATAATGCAAAGGTCAACATCCCTTGGGCTGGTGGTATTGATAATGGTGGTGATTTCTCCACTGGAACCGTCATTCCTGTCTTCATGGAGCTAGTAACGAGCAAGATGACTGCCGATGAATATGTAGCCAAAATGAGTGCAGCAGCTCAAAAATAA